Part of the Benincasa hispida cultivar B227 chromosome 12, ASM972705v1, whole genome shotgun sequence genome is shown below.
ATTAATGTGTGGGTAGGGGAATCAAACCTCTAAGTCGAGGTCGATAGTATGACCACTATGCCAATTGAACTACGCTCTTGTTGGTcccttaatcaaattttaattaaccaGTTCTGTTGACTTTAATAAATTATGCATGATATTCGTaactataaaatattaattgggctaaattttaaaaattattaatgcCAATTTCACTCTTAATTTTttcatataaattttattttttttagtacctATATAAGTTTTAATTGCAAACAGAAactttgaatgtgattcatgtAGTCTATGTTATTAACAcccttaattaaataataatgtgACTTTAACATGAACATAAGGAAAGTTCGGTCTCATTTGatattcatttgatttttaataattaagcTTATAATCGCTACTACTATTTatggtttatttattttattatctattttaaaaaatcaacccaaaattttagaaaaaaatagtttttgaaaacttggattaatttttgaaatttgacttagaaataaaaaagaatgaaaaacgTTGGTAAAAAAAAGTAATGGTAAGAAAAGAAGcccaatttaaaattaaaaaaaaaaaacttatttagtGAATCATAagatatttaacatttttttttttaaagatggaGATTTAAAACTTCATCCTATATTTATTATACTGAAAAATGATGTCATAATATATGTATTAGACAAACATGAGTGAATTTGACGTAACATGACAATGAGTAGATGAGATAAGGAAATAAACTACTTAGAAAAATCAAGTCTTATCCAATTGTTTCTACATAAACAAagacaataaaaaaattgtgataacacattaaattaaattattttaaaatgtgaaGAATCGAAAAGGTTAATTACAAATctagtctctaaactttgagatttatatttattttatttttgaatttttaaaaatatttaatagattattgaaatttcaatgtTGTGTCCAACTAGTTCCTAAATcttcaaaactatttatacactTCCAATATTATGCCTAATAACGAATCGAAAATTGACTTCGAGAGTCAAAAGACACGCTGCAAagtcaaaacaaaagaaaaatattttcaaaatgaaagccaTCAAGATTGGAAGCTTTGATAATAGAAGATTGTATggaatgaaatttatatttgttGAGGATACACGTGAGTTACTATTTTCTTGGGTATAAAGTGATACccaaatgttgatttaaatccAAAAGCTAAGGTTAGGCATATTCTTTATTAAATCTCAATCAAAATGATACAATAAATAATGGTCTCATTGTCTTTGGCTTTAACTTGttctaattaaatttctttcttccCCATATTTTCCTTAGTATTTGGGCCTTTTTTCAGTTTGGCAGTTTCATTCTTTAAAAGTATATACTTTTAATTGGTCCACACACAAAACACATCTTTCATGagacattattttaaattggataattttgtatttattttaatataatgtttCTTTCcccctctctctctttctcattttcaatatttttttttttttgttggccATTTGATTTATCTGTTCTTCAAAACTTGATGTAAGTGTCTTTGACCTtgaattttcatcttttattttatatttaatttgatggataaataaaataaggatGATGTGTGGTAATAAATACCTTAAATTTATACCTTTTATGTCCACATCTTTTAATGTAGAAATTTTATTGCACTTCTCAATAATATATActcatcatattttattttgtaagcTCTATAccatttttaaatacttgtttTATGAGaaacaataaattgaatttaggtATTATAAAAGCCATAAAATTATTCCATATTTGAGTTTAtccttattatttattaatgagtataataatagaaaaattagCTTCAATGCTCATTTTCCCTTCATTATCATTGAGCTGGTTTTTTTAACTTTCTTCTCTCCAATCATTATTGGAAATCCACATAGAAACTAAAAcctttttctttcatatttttcataagaattataattaatcacACCATTGTGAAATATTGTCTATCATTAATTTCACACAAAGAGTATGATTTGTAAACACCAAACCATCTTCAGACATTTAaacctaattttttaaatattaaaatacaagttacaaaaacaatatgaagaaaaaaaaaattctatttttagtATACATCTCTCATCCATTATTAATTTACTCTATAAACTTCGACTAACATAAAGAATCATGACAGTTTTATGAAGAAACCATATTCTATATCGACACCAATATTTGATCCTATCCTCGGCACATTTAAAATTGGTGTTAGGATAGGaccaaaaaaaacttttccCCTCACTAAATCCGACACGATAGTAAATGACGTCGAGAAATCTCCATTCCTCCTTGGGAGAACCTCTTTCTCCCGACACTTGTGTTTGCAtagggaattaaaaaaaaactcttatagTAATTGTTGTGGCGATTTTTAAGTGTGGTGGAATGTCTGTATTTGTAGTGTATATGTACATAAAGTTTGTATATGCAATTATAGAGTAAAAGAATGttcctttttcatttcttttttcgtGTAACTTTCTAATACATACACTTGTAACAAAATAAgcagaagaaaggaaaaagaaaaatcctaaaTCAGGAAAACAGAGACCAAACCAAAATCAACAAGTAGAAGaccaacaagaagaagaaattagCATCATTTGAAGAAGATGATCCACTGTCAATAGATTTTTCAGATTCCAAGAaggatttcaatttgaaattagggtttgtaccATACAAAACCTGAATTCCTTCAACATCATCAATCCTAAGATCAACTTTCTTCCCTCTCGGACTCAAACTCGGATACATCACAGATTCCTTCACTGTAGAATGAGCCAGTCCAAGAACATGCCCAATCTCATGCGTTACAACCGATTCCAAATCCACTGCCACTTTCGATTTCTCCTTCTCGAAATCCACCGCCCACCGCTCCGCCGCATCTAAGTGTAGCCTTCCGTTTTCCGGTGAAAACGCGTGCGCCAAAACGCCTAGTACTCCGTCGAACGCCTCTCCGTCACCGTGATCTCCGCGGAAGAATCCGATTCGGATATCTGACGATTCGTAATCGGAGGATTCAGTGAAGTTCAACGGAATCACAGCAGACCACCGCGAGAACGATCGTCGGATTACCTTGCGGATTTCTGATGGAGTTAGGTATTCGATTGTGTAATCAGGTGAGAGAGCGTAAGTTAGAGTTGAAGATCGAATCCATCTCGGTTGGCCGTTGAAGAAAGCGTAACGACGAGTTGAATGAatcgttgttgttgttgttgttgtgttgttgttgattttaattAGGTCACTCATTCCGCATCTCGGCGATATGATGCTTGCGATTGTTTCGGAATCGAGTTTTCCAGTGACAGATAAACCTAAGCGATTCTGATACAGAATCAACGCTGATAGGAATTGATCGTCGAAGAAATCGGAGAAGTTGTTTTGAGGAGGAATCGGAAGGTAACCGAATCGATTCAAATATTTCTTCAGTTCCGACATGCCGTTCACTTCAGTGCCTTTGCCGGCGTCGAGAAAACGAGCAAAGTTTCTCCACCCGTAGTTGTTATCGGCGTCGAGAGTGGTGAAGTCCGGCAAAGTTCTGGCGGGAAAAACAGGGGAGAAGAGAAAAACAGAGGAAAaaatgtagaagaagaagagggaatAACGGAAAAACGGCAACATGGCGATATTATTTGGCAGTTACCGGGACATGAGAAATCCAAAGGGGGAAATAAAAAGGTATTTATGAATTATAATAAACTGATGAATATTTGTTAATAATATATAGAGAATATGAAAAATCaatggataaataaataaataaataaattttgattttaagaaattaaaaggaaggaaaattgGATTTGGAGAAGAGAAAAAACAGAGAAGGATGGATGAGGGAAAGTTAAGAAGATTCTGGCGTGCTTGCCTTTATATTGTAGATTCTGACTTTGctatgttgttttattttggttCATGTTTGGTAAACAAACTATTActctattttaataataataataataatattttgtttttaatttttttccatatatAGATTAActattttttccaatttaaaataatactttgattttttactttctgtttctatttattttattttgatttatgtttaattttagtctatatactttcaatcaattttaaaattagtttgtcgtttatttttttaaaaaaataaattagtgtCTATCCACattctttttataaattgtatattatatatagtgttttttttataatgaaaattaccgttgttatttaaccaatttcgataaaaattaactttaaataattaaatttaaatttaatgtaaattgaGAGACTAAAATAACATGCTTAAAGTATTTTgagtaaaatgatatttttatttattttttcttttgagtaCAATTACATGTGGGATGAAGAAATCAGAGGGCTTTAAAACAAATTGATAAAATTTaggaacttttttttattattataatttagttttatttattattattattagcaTTATTTTGGTGTTTGCACGAGTTTTCTTTTCTATCCTTTTCTTTCtatccttttctttttatttttctttttatttatttatttatttttgagaaaattcAAGAGTCTTTATAACACGTCTAAGACTGTATTAGGAGAAAAGTGTAATAAAGTTTCATTAATATGTAACGCTAATCAGAACTATATAAATACTGGGttttacataaaaataaaataaaataaagagttttGGAGAAAAggattctttaaaataaaaaataaaataaaaggtgtTTTGGTGTAAGGTTTGGCCGTAGTTTCACTCAGTTTGTTTACCAAATATTGTGatcttataatttattgttcatcAGAAAGAGTATAATTCTATATTAATACATTTTAAATGTTACCATTGTCCATAGTACCttcaactttaatttaaattaaattacaaatatggtTACTAACCAACATACATTACCagaattgttatatatatatatatatatatcgaatCAAAAGATCAAAGAGTTggttaaattcaatttttttttattaatttagcTCATATATACTTTCAACGGTTTAAATATACTTTGGAGCTTCAACTTTTATTCACTTTACgctatataattttaaaatatatatatttttagtctcTATACATTCAATCTCGATTTATTTTGgtccatatattttttaaatgttatttttgtcttattttttaatcatgattattttgatttgtttattttcatttttatcatatttatttttatcaaaatttaaaagtggCCTTTTATTCTCTAAGCTTCTTATAATGtagttatagtttataaatttgtattttgttggACTTCAATTGTGTGTAAAATGTACCAATAAGGGCCAAAACAGTCCATTTTCAAAGTACAGTGAgccaaaatagacattttgaaattatattgactaaaatgaacaaaaattacatatataacgatcaaaatgaacatttcaaagtACAAGATCAAATTAAACTATAACTAAAAATACAGCaccaaaatatattatttaagcCGAACAAATATATCTAAAGAGAATGTATACAATTTTTTTGGGCTAAATAattgtacaatacaaataaggCTAGATTATAAGAATATTCCTAAACTTTGTTACTTGTTTTGAAAGTAATCTTATATTCCTTTAAATATTGCAATAGTACCTTTTTTTAAGAGAATATTGCAATAATATCTTTGACATCATAAACGTGTTAAAATGGGTCGTATTATAGAAACTCTATTTAGAACTACTGAATGAAAGTTGAGACTTGGAATGATGAGCATTGACGAAGACAAAAAATTTGTATCTCCACCTCGTCGTAAATCATCACCACATCATTTCATATCCCAATTGCtatccaaattaaaattttaacgGATCTTTATTTCAAGGATAATATCTAAATGCTTATGAAAAATATATGGCAACTTTTGAAAGAATGGGatatttttataacaaaaatagtaaacttcaaatatattttttagaatttaacctaaaaataaaaattgattgttataatttactttaaaaaggtttatagtttttttcttaGTTAGACAATAAACAAAATGAGGGAATCGAACATCTAATATTTTAGTTGATAGTCCATACTTTATATCAGTTAAACTATGCTCATGATGGAGATATTAATTACACATTCGAAATACATATTGTAAGATTAAGTTAAGActtctcaaaataataataatgataatgataataacATAATTGCCTACGTCATATGTCCAAgaaaaaattaatcattttttctcTTGCTATATGAAATATTTACCATAGAGAGACCTTAAATTCAAGATTTTTCTTTCACAAGTGAGTTTGGTTCAATAATAATTGACATCATCTTTCTCTATAAATATTGAAAGTTCGATCTCTATTCTCACAATTACTAAAAAAAGGTGAGTAATGTCTTAACTAGTAAAGTTGGACAATTTTCACGGAAAATTTTTACCTAGTAGTTTCACATTAACGGTAAACGACATTTCCTAATAGGTCCCCTATATTTTCAAACGCAATCGCCGCAATTGGATTGATTATTTTGAtacaaatttataattaagtcaacaaaatgaacataattcatCTGACATAATGTTTATATTGTAAACTTCTAAATTAGATGTCCGGCTCCCCACTAGAGTTTATAACTAAgtcttatttaaataatataatgaaTTATCCAATTTGACTCCCATGACGAATTTTGGGAAgtcattaattttaatagtcaGTGAATAACTAAAGGTGTACTagaaaaaactaaactaaaGGTGAAAATTAGATTCTtttcccaaaagaaaaaaaaaaaaaaggtgaaaaatGAATTCTGAGAAGTTTCGTTTGGTAAAAATATGTGTGGAATTTATTGACTTAAGTATTGTGAATTTGAGTAGCATGACGAGAACAcggatatcaataaaatataatattaaaataaatataatatatatatatatatatatggaataaataaatatataaaatagaataaataacaaaagtaaataaaataacaaattatggatttctccattttctccaaACTTTTTGGAATTTCTCCAATGTGTGGGTCTTTCAAAACTCACCAaatatcactatttataggtaatttgACGGGTAGAGAGTGGATgacatggacactaataatgagTATTTACAAGACACATAGACAACACTTTGGAAAAATGGAGACATCGTCCAGCCTTACTAGAAAGATAGACCATGGTCAATGGACATTAAGTACGAGtatctaatggacatctattttctataatGTCTATAATGTTCCCCATTagatggttattatatatatgaaatatatctcgttaaaatcttactaggaaaaaatccGTTGGGagaaaaatcctagtgaaggaaaaaaaagtacatatttaatataatttaatactcttaaaaaaatacagtatatttactcccctcatggatgttggggttgatgtcctaaatcttgtaagGTCCTATAGCTTGTAAACCATATATGAgcaaacttgtatgtgattaataatatttgatattttattcacttgtttatgaaatatatgatattctagttgcattaaccacaaaccaacaaactaatATCTAaagttattgttgtaacttaaacatgtatgtggagatatataggtgatcacgtttaagtgataacctaaatggtcggTAGGATATGGTTAACTATTTTTTTGATGATCATAACtctctttaaaattttttctcaAGATATGAGgatcttttattataaaatactcaattttCAATCACTCATGGAAATGATGACAAAAGAAAATCATATATTTTGCTTTGTCATGACTGGATGTTGTATTTcattctttaatagtctctccaagattTTATAACATTCAGGTGGATTTCAGCATcaagcacccatgacaaataattattgttgttaatatcaaggtcggcaaattttaattttgtgagatttgtcatggcaacattatcataaaatattgtattttatgttagaaatttataaaatattaaatatgaaaaataacattaaatttattaattataacaaagagagaaaaacacCTATctttagtgaaaaaaaaaacgacaggagctcgtgctgataacttgttgtgaatttgaggagcataACGAAAACAAGGatgctaataaaatataatattacaataaataaatataatataaatatatgaaataaataaatattaaaataaattaaacataatatatataaaataaaataaataacaaaagtaagtaaaataacaaattatagatttctccactttctccaaactTTTTGGAAATTGCCCATTGTGTGTCTTTcaaaatccaccaaatgccattATAGATAATTTGGCAAGTATGAGATGAATTACATAGACACTAATAATGAGTATTtacaagacacatggacaacactttAGAAAAATGAGGACATAACATGTGGTCAGTGGACACATGAGtatctaatggacatctattttctataataGTTATAacactaagttttttttttttttttctctttttttagtttacttaagtaaaaattaataatttatttagtcgatattatttattagaaccaattaaattatgtttagaTTATAAACTGTTgtcattattttcattatttttttagttttttactCCTTTCTTACTTAAAagatttttctcttaaaaaaactCTACCATAATTATATaggttaaaataataatgatctTATTGAATAAGATTGGTGCAATAGGTTGTACAACTATGTTGTAGAgttctaaaaaatgaaaattcaaacAATAAATATACTTCAATGGTATTTggaatactaaataaataaaaatgtaagtTTGATGTTTCATCTCCAACTCTCCATTTAATTCTAACATATATAATATTCTCTctcaataaatataataaaatatgtactTCACAAAATaggtataaatattaaattaatattattaatttcaataatattcAGTCAAACTGAAAATAATTCAACTTATCAATTcgttaataaattttgaaccCACGTATTCAAACTCCAAATACGTATTCAAACTCCATATCTTATATTTGAAATGTAAttgttgaagaagaaattttggatcaaccacaaattgccacgtcatttactaaattaatgatgaaattctaaaatattaatttgggaccaattaggagttgacatatgCCCCAAATCgaagttgaagataaatttcAATGATGTCACGTGGTTTCATAATGATCATTGAattggataaaattaatttggtccaatttattattattattttttgggttAAAGTCTCTAAACTTGAAAATATGTTGAATTTGACCGGATGTCAAATCAAACccaaatccaactaattgggtACAAGAGTCATActcatggatcaaccaagcctaaatccaactaattgggcttAAGAGCCAAGCCCATGggccaaccaagcccaagcccaagcccatgaagcccacccgagaactctataaataaagaagCTCTTCTCATTTGTAGGGGGTCAACAATTCTACGTTCAGAGAGCCCAAAGAGAATTCATCAGACAACTCCCAAGAttcctgaagctgcacttctagaagatagaagacccttgaagacacaaagactcttccaagacttctacttcaagaacgtttggTGCCTTTCTttttcaagtcaagcacatccactcaaccgagagagaatcggaggatcaagtactagagaccGAACCATATCGCATCAAACACCAAGTTAAGCACAACTCCACGAAATACCTCGTATGAACAAATTGGTACACCTAGTGAGACCTCTCTACCTCTTATCTCTCTCAGCATCCAAACAAGACAAATGACACCAAAGTGATGGAGTTTATCAGCAGgcagcagaagcaacaaggatcaataagcactctaattcattaattttggcagtaattaaagcatgctcatacaacaacaagagggtttcaagccatCTTTGTAGAActtgaaatcttgattctcagctgcaaacttctccaaatcttgctgTAGACCACCTTAAAATCTTCCTcattattctcttggagctttagattgagttgcttgaattaagggaatttggagattAGGTTACTGTATCACCATTGTTGAAGACCTTCAACCTGAAGCTTTTTCAGTAAAAATTATCAATGGCATCACCGATTCTCAGCCCAATCTTCTTAATTTATTGCATGACTATCATGCAAATACCATTGTTGCATGTATTGCAGCTCATGGTTGGAAGATAGACTCAAATTCATGGTGGAACTATGAACATGCTACTTGAatagaaagtggaaaaatcccactttttgggattttccattttctattctttttcaaatttgattttcacaattaatttctaaaa
Proteins encoded:
- the LOC120067795 gene encoding metalloendoproteinase 1-MMP, coding for MLPFFRYSLFFFYIFSSVFLFSPVFPARTLPDFTTLDADNNYGWRNFARFLDAGKGTEVNGMSELKKYLNRFGYLPIPPQNNFSDFFDDQFLSALILYQNRLGLSVTGKLDSETIASIISPRCGMSDLIKINNNTTTTTTTIHSTRRYAFFNGQPRWIRSSTLTYALSPDYTIEYLTPSEIRKVIRRSFSRWSAVIPLNFTESSDYESSDIRIGFFRGDHGDGEAFDGVLGVLAHAFSPENGRLHLDAAERWAVDFEKEKSKVAVDLESVVTHEIGHVLGLAHSTVKESVMYPSLSPRGKKVDLRIDDVEGIQVLYGTNPNFKLKSFLESEKSIDSGSSSSNDANFFFLLVFYLLILVWSLFS